One Calditrichia bacterium DNA window includes the following coding sequences:
- a CDS encoding HAMP domain-containing protein has product MNNQLLNQNFKLNGRFGIFRKIVILAMLLTVIPLVTIGFYTLHTVDEAGQDISKRTTNALNQRTIDALEMQAYYIAESVRNFLLKVETDLQYLAKTNLSQERLALFAKQKTSQVWEAYSDVHSGKLPLYKEITVIDANGNEQINIRNGKITPENQLRNVRSPENTTYLVEDYFVKTRDLPPGEIYVSRLTGFYISEPEHLQGFANPEEAIRNTKIHYDGVIRFATPLYTDGKFSGMVTLGLDQRHLMEFTQHVLPLSTEKVSFPIYNSGNYAFMFDDEGWIITHPKLWDIRGVDKNGRWIKAYSADTPEDLIDGGFIPFNLDTAGFIHENYPIVSNAVRQKERGTVITKNVGGVSKIMSYAPILYEKGAFSRHGIFGGITVGAEIYGFNEPAQFVENEILTTLALVRNRLWWIVGIAIIITLVVSIILSHGFAKPIIHLTKVANQIANGSFKKRININREDEIGTLAVSFNDMADKLDQNRFQLLSTISELRSSKTETEKYANELEYQIKILQGIQRISNILGTTFNMNTVIRLILEHCINSIGFDRTILYLIDEQQQYLECTETHGFNAENEKYARRSRYHLERYDCIETRVVREGRIIYVEDFAHYPEATELDKKIYNFTKSNSFVYVPLKVKEKIIGILGADKVRSKNPITQTDINSLQILANQASRVIENTRLYQEVINQRNFVEDIISNMQNGVITINSNGRITSFNRAASKILQSGNPAMFNPNSQMSIETLSVIQEVKDRLFENGSYSNYNVKVETENGLKFLNILASLIKRNEPTNDGIIIIEDVTERKQLDDHVQQLERLASLGRFGASIAHEIRNPLTGVSLFLDNLHDRLAGQPDVANLVAKALEEIERLEKLTHEILVYTHPSAGELKLSNINDIISNVLGFIDTQFINNGIIVTKKLDEQLPDALINADRMRQALLNLFINAIQAMPDGGRLWVSTSLINKIPVLVQNAESIAANGWLKIRVQDNGPGIPPTERKKIFEPFYSKKQKGTGLGLATTYSIISAQNGVIRVGGKVGSGAIFTIYLPLTAETTGVITG; this is encoded by the coding sequence ATGAATAATCAGCTACTTAACCAGAATTTCAAATTGAACGGCAGATTTGGCATTTTCAGAAAAATTGTCATTCTGGCGATGCTGTTGACGGTTATTCCGCTGGTGACGATCGGATTTTACACCCTGCACACAGTGGATGAAGCCGGGCAGGACATCAGCAAACGAACAACTAACGCGCTAAACCAACGAACCATCGATGCGCTGGAGATGCAGGCGTATTACATCGCCGAATCCGTGCGGAATTTTTTGCTGAAAGTTGAAACAGATTTGCAATATCTTGCCAAAACCAATCTATCTCAGGAACGGCTGGCGCTGTTCGCGAAACAAAAAACGTCTCAGGTTTGGGAAGCATATTCGGATGTGCACAGCGGCAAATTGCCGTTGTATAAAGAAATTACCGTTATCGATGCCAACGGTAATGAGCAGATCAACATCCGGAATGGCAAAATTACCCCGGAAAACCAGTTACGAAATGTTCGCAGCCCCGAAAACACAACTTATCTGGTAGAAGATTATTTTGTGAAAACCCGCGATTTGCCGCCCGGCGAAATTTATGTGTCGCGGTTGACCGGATTTTACATCAGCGAACCGGAGCATCTGCAAGGTTTTGCCAATCCCGAAGAAGCGATCCGCAACACCAAAATTCATTACGACGGCGTTATTCGTTTTGCAACGCCGCTGTACACCGATGGCAAATTTTCGGGCATGGTTACGCTGGGGTTGGATCAACGCCATTTGATGGAATTTACCCAACATGTGCTGCCGTTGAGCACAGAAAAAGTCTCGTTTCCCATTTACAATTCCGGAAATTACGCGTTCATGTTTGATGACGAGGGCTGGATTATCACCCATCCCAAATTGTGGGATATTCGCGGGGTGGATAAAAACGGACGCTGGATAAAAGCATATTCAGCGGATACACCCGAAGATTTGATCGATGGCGGATTTATCCCGTTTAATCTGGATACCGCCGGATTTATTCATGAAAATTATCCGATTGTTTCCAACGCCGTTCGCCAAAAAGAGCGCGGCACCGTCATCACCAAAAATGTGGGTGGCGTTTCCAAAATTATGTCGTACGCGCCAATTTTGTATGAAAAAGGCGCGTTTTCCCGGCACGGCATTTTTGGGGGAATTACGGTTGGCGCAGAAATTTACGGCTTTAACGAACCGGCGCAATTTGTTGAAAATGAAATACTTACAACGTTAGCTTTGGTGCGAAACCGGCTGTGGTGGATTGTGGGAATCGCGATTATCATCACGCTAGTGGTATCGATTATTTTATCGCATGGCTTTGCCAAACCGATCATCCATCTCACCAAAGTGGCGAACCAGATTGCCAACGGCAGTTTCAAAAAACGCATCAACATCAACCGGGAAGATGAGATCGGGACGCTGGCGGTGAGCTTTAACGATATGGCAGATAAACTCGACCAAAACCGCTTTCAACTGCTCTCGACCATTTCCGAATTGCGGTCATCCAAAACCGAAACCGAAAAATACGCCAATGAGCTGGAATACCAGATCAAAATTTTGCAGGGCATCCAGCGCATCAGCAATATTTTGGGCACAACATTTAATATGAACACGGTTATCCGGTTAATTTTGGAGCATTGCATCAACAGTATTGGCTTCGACCGGACCATTTTGTATTTGATAGATGAGCAGCAGCAATATCTGGAATGCACGGAAACCCACGGTTTTAACGCAGAAAATGAGAAATACGCCCGCCGTTCCCGCTATCATCTGGAACGATACGATTGCATCGAAACGCGGGTGGTGCGCGAAGGGCGCATTATTTATGTGGAAGATTTTGCGCATTATCCGGAGGCAACGGAGCTGGATAAAAAAATCTATAATTTCACAAAAAGTAACTCGTTTGTGTATGTGCCGCTAAAGGTGAAGGAAAAAATTATCGGGATTTTGGGCGCGGATAAAGTGCGATCGAAAAATCCGATAACCCAAACGGACATCAACTCGCTGCAGATTTTGGCGAACCAGGCTTCGCGGGTGATCGAAAACACCCGGCTGTATCAGGAGGTGATTAACCAGCGCAATTTTGTGGAAGATATCATCAGCAATATGCAAAACGGCGTAATTACGATAAATAGCAACGGCAGGATTACCAGCTTCAATCGCGCGGCCAGTAAAATTCTGCAAAGCGGCAATCCCGCGATGTTCAACCCCAATTCGCAAATGTCTATCGAAACACTGTCCGTTATTCAGGAAGTGAAGGACAGGCTGTTCGAGAACGGTTCGTACAGCAATTACAACGTAAAAGTGGAAACCGAAAACGGGTTGAAATTCCTCAATATTCTGGCATCGCTGATTAAACGGAACGAACCGACCAACGACGGCATCATTATTATTGAAGATGTGACCGAACGGAAACAGCTCGATGATCACGTTCAGCAACTGGAACGGTTGGCATCGCTGGGCAGGTTCGGCGCCAGCATTGCGCACGAAATCCGCAATCCGCTGACGGGCGTCAGCCTTTTTCTGGATAATTTGCACGACAGGCTTGCCGGTCAGCCGGATGTTGCGAATCTGGTTGCGAAAGCGCTGGAAGAAATTGAGCGACTGGAAAAACTAACTCACGAAATATTAGTTTATACGCATCCATCTGCCGGTGAACTGAAGTTGTCGAATATCAACGATATCATCTCAAATGTGTTGGGATTTATCGACACACAATTTATCAACAACGGCATTATCGTTACCAAAAAATTGGACGAACAGTTGCCCGATGCGTTGATAAATGCAGACCGGATGCGCCAGGCGTTGCTCAATTTGTTCATCAACGCGATTCAGGCGATGCCGGATGGCGGCAGGTTGTGGGTATCCACATCGCTGATCAATAAAATTCCCGTGTTGGTGCAAAACGCGGAATCGATAGCGGCAAACGGTTGGCTCAAAATTCGGGTGCAGGATAACGGTCCCGGTATTCCGCCCACAGAACGCAAAAAAATATTTGAACCGTTTTATTCGAAAAAACAAAAGGGCACCGGGTTGGGTTTGGCGACCACTTACAGCATTATTTCCGCCCAGAATGGGGTGATTCGCGTTGGCGGCAAAGTGGGTTCCGGCGCAATTTTCACGATTTATTTGCCGCTGACCGCGGAAACCACCGGAGTGATAACCGGATAA